A genomic region of Haliotis asinina isolate JCU_RB_2024 chromosome 1, JCU_Hal_asi_v2, whole genome shotgun sequence contains the following coding sequences:
- the LOC137258464 gene encoding beta-1,3-galactosyltransferase 2-like: protein MKLIISIKLCVCSLIALSAYIVFTNVGLLGSVTETKVHQHCPSVKVDASHSRRPVPSTLYPATFETGFLLYDKEACSRAKSISLLYAVNSAPGHFKQRQLLRSAFANGRSFLPVTVKTVFLIGRATNTTVTRRIVSEFAEFKDIIQGTFLDDYRNLTLKITMGLKWISLYCRNVKLVGKIDDDVFVNTYRLLDMKHGIHTREPIHCDIANESVGKIHRGTSKWAVHGDVFKFYRHFPWIYCGGYAVFVLGELIPNLYKASLISPFIWIDDVYFTGIVVSRLINVEPHQGSFVRSDFLMQPKKGMECFRKRDCPVLATTVECDYIPEYWRLVQEAWKVVKTSSGVVHVL from the coding sequence atgaaattaattatttctaTAAAACTTTGCGTCTGTTCACTGATAGCTCTTAGTGCTTACATTGTGTTCACTAATGTCGGATTGTTGGGAAGTGTTACCGAAACGAAGGTCCATCAACATTGTCCAAGTGTAAAGGTGGATGCAAGTCACAGTAGGAGACCGGTACCTTCAACGTTATATCCTGCGACATTTGAAACTGGGTTTCTTCTTTACGACAAGGAGGCCTGTTCTCGCGCAAAGAGCATATCGCTGTTGTACGCGGTAAATAGCGCACCGGGTCACTTTAAACAGAGACAATTACTCAGATCGGCATTTGCGAACGGACGTTCCTTCCTGCCAGTGACAGTGAAGACAGTTTTCTTAATTGGCCGCGCCACCAACACAACTGTAACCCGGAGGATAGTTTCGGAATTCGCCGAATTCAAGGACATCATTCAAGGGACCTTCTTGGACGACTACCGCaatttgacattgaaaataacaatgGGATTGAAATGGATTTCACTATATTGTCGCAATGTGAAACTAGTGGGTAAAATTgacgatgatgtttttgttaataCATATCGACTCCTGGATATGAAACATGGAATACATACACGGGAGCCTATTCACTGCGACATCGCTAATGAATCTGTTGGAAAGATTCATCGAGGTACGTCTAAATGGGCTGTCCATGGTGACGTGTTCAAATTCTATCGTCATTTCCCCTGGATATATTGTGGAGGTTATGCAGTCTTCGTCCTCGGAGAACTTATTCCTAATTTATATAAAGCTTCCCTTATATCTCCTTTTATATGGATCGATGACGTGTATTTCACTGGAATCGTCGTTTCACGGCTGATCAACGTGGAGCCCCACCAGGGGTCGTTCGTGAGAAGTGATTTTTTAATGCAGCCAAAGAAAGGGATGGAGTGCTTTCGTAAACGTGATTGCCCTGTATTAGCAACTACTGTTGAGTGTGATTATATTCCTGAGTATTGGAGACTTGTACAGGAGGCGTGGAAGGTTGTAAAAACATCATCTGGTGTAGTACACGTTTTGTGA